In the genome of Schistocerca piceifrons isolate TAMUIC-IGC-003096 chromosome X, iqSchPice1.1, whole genome shotgun sequence, one region contains:
- the LOC124723223 gene encoding serine-arginine protein 55-like isoform X3 has product MVGTRVYVGGLPYGVRQKDLERFFKGYGRIREILLKNGYGFCEFDDYRDADDAVYELNGKELLGERVIVEHARGTARGEPRLYGGGMGGYTRRRSSWMDKDMDVYYHDRYGPPTRTEYRLIVENLSSRISWQDLKDFMRQAGEVTYADAHKQRRNEGVVEFASYSDMRNALQKLDDTELNGRRIRLIEDTHSSRGRRSRSSSSRSRSPSRSRSRRRSRTRSRSRSRGSRSRSHSKSKSVGRYKSPSRSKSRSRSKSKSRSKSRSRSKSEERFDVKAKSRSPSSSGSRSETRQRSKSRSLSRPEMEEMDGESGEKSPSRSPSRDGSKSPKSTRGSESPKRSGSESPDEKADDE; this is encoded by the exons ATGGTAGGCACAAGGGTATATGTCGGAGGACTTCCATATGGTGTCAGGCAGAAGGACCTCGAACGATTTTTCAAAGGTTATGGTCGAATTCGTGAAATTCTCCTCAAGAATGGCTATGGATTTTGT GAATTTGATGATTACCGtgatgctgatgatgctgtgtatgAATTGAATGGAAAGGAATTACTTGGAGAAAG GGTGATTGTTGAGCACGCCCGTGGTACAGCAAGAGGAGAACCTCGTCTCTATGGTGGTGGAATGGGAGGCTACACACGTCGGCGTTCATCGTGGATGGACAA GGATATGGATGTCTATTATCATGACAG GTATGGACCACCAACAAGAACTGAGTATCGCTTGATTGTGGAAAATCTTTCTAGCAGAATAAGCTGGCAG GATCTGAAGGATTTTATGAGACAGGCTGGAGAAGTTACATACGCTGATGCTCACAAACAGCGTCGAAATGAAGG GGTGGTCGAGTTTGCGTCATATTCTGACATGAGGAATGCACTTCAAAAGTTAGATGACACAGAACTTAATGGCCGTCGTATCCGTCTAATTGAAGATACACATTCGAGTAGAGGCAGACGGTCCCGTTCGTCTAGTTCGCGGTCTAGGTCTCCTTCGCGTTCCAGATCACGTCGTCGCAGCAGGACTCGTTCAAG ATCCAGGAGCCGTGGTAGTCGTTCAAGGAGTCATTCTAAATCGAAGTCTGTTGGTCGTTACAAATCGCCATCTCGTTCAAAGTCAAGATCACGCTCAAAATCAAAGTCCCGGTCAAAGTCAAGATCACGCTCAAA aTCGGAGGAGCGGTTTGATGTAAAGGCAAAATCGCGGTCACCTTCAAGCTCGGGGTCTCGTTCAGAGACTAGACAGAGATCCAAATCGAGATCTTTATCGAGACCAGAGATGGAGGAGATGGATGGTGAGTCTGG TGAGAAGTCTCCTTCAAGATCACCCAGCAGGGATGGGAGCAAATCGCCTAAGTCCACCCGTGGGTCTGAATCCCCCAAGAGAAGTGGTTCAGAGTCACCTGATGAAAAAGCCGATGATGAGTAA
- the LOC124723223 gene encoding serine/arginine-rich splicing factor 5-like isoform X2, with product MGTRVFIGGLTYRVREHDLEKFFRKYGRIKEIAMKNGFAFVEFDDYRDADDAVYELNGKELLGERVSVEKARGTPRGSDMWRDWSRSRGPPPRRRSRDRAKDMDVYYHDRYGPPTRTEYRLIVENLSSRISWQDLKDFMRQAGEVTYADAHKQRRNEGVVEFASYSDMRNALQKLDDTELNGRRIRLIEDTHSSRGRRSRSSSSRSRSPSRSRSRRRSRTRSRSRSRGSRSRSHSKSKSVGRYKSPSRSKSRSRSKSKSRSKSRSRSKSEERFDVKAKSRSPSSSGSRSETRQRSKSRSLSRPEMEEMDGESGEKSPSRSPSRDGSKSPKSTRGSESPKRSGSESPDEKADDE from the exons ATGGGAACCAGAGTTTTCATTGGAGGATTAACATACCGCGTTCGAGAACACGACCTTGAGAAGTTCTTCCGGAAATATGGTAGAATCAAGGAAATCGCAATGAAGAATGGATTTGCGTTTGTG GAATTTGATGATTACCGtgatgctgatgatgctgtgtatgAATTGAATGGAAAGGAATTACTTGGAGAAAG AGTCTCTGTAGAGAAAGCGCGTGGTACACCGCGCGGGAGTGACATGTGGCGAGATTGGAGTAGAAGTCGAGGCCCTCCCCCGCGAAGGCGGAGCCGCGATCGGGCCAA GGATATGGATGTCTATTATCATGACAG GTATGGACCACCAACAAGAACTGAGTATCGCTTGATTGTGGAAAATCTTTCTAGCAGAATAAGCTGGCAG GATCTGAAGGATTTTATGAGACAGGCTGGAGAAGTTACATACGCTGATGCTCACAAACAGCGTCGAAATGAAGG GGTGGTCGAGTTTGCGTCATATTCTGACATGAGGAATGCACTTCAAAAGTTAGATGACACAGAACTTAATGGCCGTCGTATCCGTCTAATTGAAGATACACATTCGAGTAGAGGCAGACGGTCCCGTTCGTCTAGTTCGCGGTCTAGGTCTCCTTCGCGTTCCAGATCACGTCGTCGCAGCAGGACTCGTTCAAG ATCCAGGAGCCGTGGTAGTCGTTCAAGGAGTCATTCTAAATCGAAGTCTGTTGGTCGTTACAAATCGCCATCTCGTTCAAAGTCAAGATCACGCTCAAAATCAAAGTCCCGGTCAAAGTCAAGATCACGCTCAAA aTCGGAGGAGCGGTTTGATGTAAAGGCAAAATCGCGGTCACCTTCAAGCTCGGGGTCTCGTTCAGAGACTAGACAGAGATCCAAATCGAGATCTTTATCGAGACCAGAGATGGAGGAGATGGATGGTGAGTCTGG TGAGAAGTCTCCTTCAAGATCACCCAGCAGGGATGGGAGCAAATCGCCTAAGTCCACCCGTGGGTCTGAATCCCCCAAGAGAAGTGGTTCAGAGTCACCTGATGAAAAAGCCGATGATGAGTAA
- the LOC124723223 gene encoding serine-arginine protein 55-like isoform X6 encodes MVGTRVYVGGLPYGVRQKDLERFFKGYGRIREILLKNGYGFCEFDDYRDADDAVYELNGKELLGERVSVEKARGTPRGSDMWRDWSRSRGPPPRRRSRDRAKDMDVYYHDRYGPPTRTEYRLIVENLSSRISWQDLKDFMRQAGEVTYADAHKQRRNEGVVEFASYSDMRNALQKLDDTELNGRRIRLIEDTHSSRGRRSRSSSSRSRSPSRSRSRRRSRTRSRSRSRGSRSRSHSKSKSVGRYKSPSRSKSRSRSKSEERFDVKAKSRSPSSSGSRSETRQRSKSRSLSRPEMEEMDGESGEKSPSRSPSRDGSKSPKSTRGSESPKRSGSESPDEKADDE; translated from the exons ATGGTAGGCACAAGGGTATATGTCGGAGGACTTCCATATGGTGTCAGGCAGAAGGACCTCGAACGATTTTTCAAAGGTTATGGTCGAATTCGTGAAATTCTCCTCAAGAATGGCTATGGATTTTGT GAATTTGATGATTACCGtgatgctgatgatgctgtgtatgAATTGAATGGAAAGGAATTACTTGGAGAAAG AGTCTCTGTAGAGAAAGCGCGTGGTACACCGCGCGGGAGTGACATGTGGCGAGATTGGAGTAGAAGTCGAGGCCCTCCCCCGCGAAGGCGGAGCCGCGATCGGGCCAA GGATATGGATGTCTATTATCATGACAG GTATGGACCACCAACAAGAACTGAGTATCGCTTGATTGTGGAAAATCTTTCTAGCAGAATAAGCTGGCAG GATCTGAAGGATTTTATGAGACAGGCTGGAGAAGTTACATACGCTGATGCTCACAAACAGCGTCGAAATGAAGG GGTGGTCGAGTTTGCGTCATATTCTGACATGAGGAATGCACTTCAAAAGTTAGATGACACAGAACTTAATGGCCGTCGTATCCGTCTAATTGAAGATACACATTCGAGTAGAGGCAGACGGTCCCGTTCGTCTAGTTCGCGGTCTAGGTCTCCTTCGCGTTCCAGATCACGTCGTCGCAGCAGGACTCGTTCAAG ATCCAGGAGCCGTGGTAGTCGTTCAAGGAGTCATTCTAAATCGAAGTCTGTTGGTCGTTACAAATCGCCATCTCGTTCAAAGTCAAGATCACGCTCAAA aTCGGAGGAGCGGTTTGATGTAAAGGCAAAATCGCGGTCACCTTCAAGCTCGGGGTCTCGTTCAGAGACTAGACAGAGATCCAAATCGAGATCTTTATCGAGACCAGAGATGGAGGAGATGGATGGTGAGTCTGG TGAGAAGTCTCCTTCAAGATCACCCAGCAGGGATGGGAGCAAATCGCCTAAGTCCACCCGTGGGTCTGAATCCCCCAAGAGAAGTGGTTCAGAGTCACCTGATGAAAAAGCCGATGATGAGTAA
- the LOC124723223 gene encoding serine-arginine protein 55-like isoform X5 codes for MVGTRVYVGGLPYGVRQKDLERFFKGYGRIREILLKNGYGFCEFDDYRDADDAVYELNGKELLGERVIVEHARGTARGEPRLYGGGMGGYTRRRSSWMDKYGPPTRTEYRLIVENLSSRISWQDLKDFMRQAGEVTYADAHKQRRNEGVVEFASYSDMRNALQKLDDTELNGRRIRLIEDTHSSRGRRSRSSSSRSRSPSRSRSRRRSRTRSRSRSRGSRSRSHSKSKSVGRYKSPSRSKSRSRSKSKSRSKSRSRSKSEERFDVKAKSRSPSSSGSRSETRQRSKSRSLSRPEMEEMDGESGEKSPSRSPSRDGSKSPKSTRGSESPKRSGSESPDEKADDE; via the exons ATGGTAGGCACAAGGGTATATGTCGGAGGACTTCCATATGGTGTCAGGCAGAAGGACCTCGAACGATTTTTCAAAGGTTATGGTCGAATTCGTGAAATTCTCCTCAAGAATGGCTATGGATTTTGT GAATTTGATGATTACCGtgatgctgatgatgctgtgtatgAATTGAATGGAAAGGAATTACTTGGAGAAAG GGTGATTGTTGAGCACGCCCGTGGTACAGCAAGAGGAGAACCTCGTCTCTATGGTGGTGGAATGGGAGGCTACACACGTCGGCGTTCATCGTGGATGGACAA GTATGGACCACCAACAAGAACTGAGTATCGCTTGATTGTGGAAAATCTTTCTAGCAGAATAAGCTGGCAG GATCTGAAGGATTTTATGAGACAGGCTGGAGAAGTTACATACGCTGATGCTCACAAACAGCGTCGAAATGAAGG GGTGGTCGAGTTTGCGTCATATTCTGACATGAGGAATGCACTTCAAAAGTTAGATGACACAGAACTTAATGGCCGTCGTATCCGTCTAATTGAAGATACACATTCGAGTAGAGGCAGACGGTCCCGTTCGTCTAGTTCGCGGTCTAGGTCTCCTTCGCGTTCCAGATCACGTCGTCGCAGCAGGACTCGTTCAAG ATCCAGGAGCCGTGGTAGTCGTTCAAGGAGTCATTCTAAATCGAAGTCTGTTGGTCGTTACAAATCGCCATCTCGTTCAAAGTCAAGATCACGCTCAAAATCAAAGTCCCGGTCAAAGTCAAGATCACGCTCAAA aTCGGAGGAGCGGTTTGATGTAAAGGCAAAATCGCGGTCACCTTCAAGCTCGGGGTCTCGTTCAGAGACTAGACAGAGATCCAAATCGAGATCTTTATCGAGACCAGAGATGGAGGAGATGGATGGTGAGTCTGG TGAGAAGTCTCCTTCAAGATCACCCAGCAGGGATGGGAGCAAATCGCCTAAGTCCACCCGTGGGTCTGAATCCCCCAAGAGAAGTGGTTCAGAGTCACCTGATGAAAAAGCCGATGATGAGTAA
- the LOC124723223 gene encoding serine-arginine protein 55-like isoform X4, whose protein sequence is MGTRVFIGGLTYRVREHDLEKFFRKYGRIKEIAMKNGFAFVEFDDYRDADDAVYELNGKELLGERVIVEHARGTARGEPRLYGGGMGGYTRRRSSWMDKDMDVYYHDRYGPPTRTEYRLIVENLSSRISWQDLKDFMRQAGEVTYADAHKQRRNEGVVEFASYSDMRNALQKLDDTELNGRRIRLIEDTHSSRGRRSRSSSSRSRSPSRSRSRRRSRTRSRSRSRGSRSRSHSKSKSVGRYKSPSRSKSRSRSKSKSRSKSRSRSKSEERFDVKAKSRSPSSSGSRSETRQRSKSRSLSRPEMEEMDGESGEKSPSRSPSRDGSKSPKSTRGSESPKRSGSESPDEKADDE, encoded by the exons ATGGGAACCAGAGTTTTCATTGGAGGATTAACATACCGCGTTCGAGAACACGACCTTGAGAAGTTCTTCCGGAAATATGGTAGAATCAAGGAAATCGCAATGAAGAATGGATTTGCGTTTGTG GAATTTGATGATTACCGtgatgctgatgatgctgtgtatgAATTGAATGGAAAGGAATTACTTGGAGAAAG GGTGATTGTTGAGCACGCCCGTGGTACAGCAAGAGGAGAACCTCGTCTCTATGGTGGTGGAATGGGAGGCTACACACGTCGGCGTTCATCGTGGATGGACAA GGATATGGATGTCTATTATCATGACAG GTATGGACCACCAACAAGAACTGAGTATCGCTTGATTGTGGAAAATCTTTCTAGCAGAATAAGCTGGCAG GATCTGAAGGATTTTATGAGACAGGCTGGAGAAGTTACATACGCTGATGCTCACAAACAGCGTCGAAATGAAGG GGTGGTCGAGTTTGCGTCATATTCTGACATGAGGAATGCACTTCAAAAGTTAGATGACACAGAACTTAATGGCCGTCGTATCCGTCTAATTGAAGATACACATTCGAGTAGAGGCAGACGGTCCCGTTCGTCTAGTTCGCGGTCTAGGTCTCCTTCGCGTTCCAGATCACGTCGTCGCAGCAGGACTCGTTCAAG ATCCAGGAGCCGTGGTAGTCGTTCAAGGAGTCATTCTAAATCGAAGTCTGTTGGTCGTTACAAATCGCCATCTCGTTCAAAGTCAAGATCACGCTCAAAATCAAAGTCCCGGTCAAAGTCAAGATCACGCTCAAA aTCGGAGGAGCGGTTTGATGTAAAGGCAAAATCGCGGTCACCTTCAAGCTCGGGGTCTCGTTCAGAGACTAGACAGAGATCCAAATCGAGATCTTTATCGAGACCAGAGATGGAGGAGATGGATGGTGAGTCTGG TGAGAAGTCTCCTTCAAGATCACCCAGCAGGGATGGGAGCAAATCGCCTAAGTCCACCCGTGGGTCTGAATCCCCCAAGAGAAGTGGTTCAGAGTCACCTGATGAAAAAGCCGATGATGAGTAA
- the LOC124723223 gene encoding serine-arginine protein 55-like isoform X1, with protein MVGTRVYVGGLPYGVRQKDLERFFKGYGRIREILLKNGYGFCEFDDYRDADDAVYELNGKELLGERVSVEKARGTPRGSDMWRDWSRSRGPPPRRRSRDRAKDMDVYYHDRYGPPTRTEYRLIVENLSSRISWQDLKDFMRQAGEVTYADAHKQRRNEGVVEFASYSDMRNALQKLDDTELNGRRIRLIEDTHSSRGRRSRSSSSRSRSPSRSRSRRRSRTRSRSRSRGSRSRSHSKSKSVGRYKSPSRSKSRSRSKSKSRSKSRSRSKSEERFDVKAKSRSPSSSGSRSETRQRSKSRSLSRPEMEEMDGESGEKSPSRSPSRDGSKSPKSTRGSESPKRSGSESPDEKADDE; from the exons ATGGTAGGCACAAGGGTATATGTCGGAGGACTTCCATATGGTGTCAGGCAGAAGGACCTCGAACGATTTTTCAAAGGTTATGGTCGAATTCGTGAAATTCTCCTCAAGAATGGCTATGGATTTTGT GAATTTGATGATTACCGtgatgctgatgatgctgtgtatgAATTGAATGGAAAGGAATTACTTGGAGAAAG AGTCTCTGTAGAGAAAGCGCGTGGTACACCGCGCGGGAGTGACATGTGGCGAGATTGGAGTAGAAGTCGAGGCCCTCCCCCGCGAAGGCGGAGCCGCGATCGGGCCAA GGATATGGATGTCTATTATCATGACAG GTATGGACCACCAACAAGAACTGAGTATCGCTTGATTGTGGAAAATCTTTCTAGCAGAATAAGCTGGCAG GATCTGAAGGATTTTATGAGACAGGCTGGAGAAGTTACATACGCTGATGCTCACAAACAGCGTCGAAATGAAGG GGTGGTCGAGTTTGCGTCATATTCTGACATGAGGAATGCACTTCAAAAGTTAGATGACACAGAACTTAATGGCCGTCGTATCCGTCTAATTGAAGATACACATTCGAGTAGAGGCAGACGGTCCCGTTCGTCTAGTTCGCGGTCTAGGTCTCCTTCGCGTTCCAGATCACGTCGTCGCAGCAGGACTCGTTCAAG ATCCAGGAGCCGTGGTAGTCGTTCAAGGAGTCATTCTAAATCGAAGTCTGTTGGTCGTTACAAATCGCCATCTCGTTCAAAGTCAAGATCACGCTCAAAATCAAAGTCCCGGTCAAAGTCAAGATCACGCTCAAA aTCGGAGGAGCGGTTTGATGTAAAGGCAAAATCGCGGTCACCTTCAAGCTCGGGGTCTCGTTCAGAGACTAGACAGAGATCCAAATCGAGATCTTTATCGAGACCAGAGATGGAGGAGATGGATGGTGAGTCTGG TGAGAAGTCTCCTTCAAGATCACCCAGCAGGGATGGGAGCAAATCGCCTAAGTCCACCCGTGGGTCTGAATCCCCCAAGAGAAGTGGTTCAGAGTCACCTGATGAAAAAGCCGATGATGAGTAA